The following proteins come from a genomic window of Malus domestica chromosome 02, GDT2T_hap1:
- the ZIP1 gene encoding ABSCISIC ACID-INSENSITIVE 5-like protein 2 isoform X1, translating to MGIPTMGSQGGADGNCKQSQFQPLARQNSIYSLTLDEVQNQLGDLGKPLSSMNLDELLKNVWSAEANQIMGIDIEGNTLVNQAQLQRQASLSLTSALSKKTVDEVWKDIQQSKDEEEKKSQERQRTLGEMTLEDFLVKAGVVAEAEASSDKKYADPLVGVDANVAAQLPQGQWMQYPQPQYQHPQQSMMGVYMPSQPLQPPMHVGAGAMMELPYPDNQVAVPSPLMGTLSDTQTPGRKRGNPEDIVEKTVERRQKRMIKNRESAARSRARKQAYTNELENKVSRLEEENERLRKQKEQEKVLPSAPPPEPKYQLRRTTSAPF from the exons ATGGGGATACCGACAATGGGATCTCAAGGTGGGGCTGATGGTAATTGCAAACAGTCACAGTTCCAACCTTTGGCACGGCAAAACTCAATTTACAGTCTTACCTTGGACGAGGTACAGAATCAGTTAGGTGACTTGGGGAAGCCACTCAGCAGCATGAACCTTGACGAGCTTCTAAAAAATGTATGGAGTGCTGAAGCTAATCAGATCATGGGTATAGATATTGAAGGCAATACACTGGTCAATCAAGCTCAACTGCAGCGTCAGGCAAGCCTGTCATTAACTAGTGCATTGAGCAAGAAGACAGTTGATGAGGTTTGGAAAGATATTCAACAAagcaaagatgaagaagaaaagaaatctcAAGAACGACAACGGACTTTGGGAGAGATGACTTTGGAGGATTTCTTGGTCAAAGCCGGAGTTGTTGCTGAAGCTGAAGCATCTTCAGACAAAAAATATGCTGATCCTCTAGTTGGGGTTGATGCAAATGTGGCAGCACAGTTGCCACAAGGTCAGTGGATGCAGTACCCACAACCACAATATCAGCATCCACAACAAAGTATGATGGGGGTATACATGCCAAGCCAACCTTTACAACCACCAATGCATGTAGGTGCTGGAGCTATGATGGAATTGCCGTATCCTGACAACCAAGTTGCGGTGCCTTCACCCTTAATGGGTACGTTATCAGATACGCAGACACCTGGGAGGAAAAGAGGCAACCCTGAGGACATAGTTGAGAAGACTGTTGAGCGAAGGCAAAAGAGAATGATAAAGAACCGGGAATCTGCTGCACGTTCGCGAGCAAGGAAGCAG GCATATACAAATGAACTGGAGAACAAAGTTTCACGCCTGGAGGAGGAAAATGAAAGGCTAAGGAAACAGAAG GAGCAAGAGAAGGTGTTGCCGAGTGCTCCGCCTCCGGAGCCAAAGTACCAGCTTCGTAGAACGACATCAGCTCCATTCTGA
- the ZIP1 gene encoding ABSCISIC ACID-INSENSITIVE 5-like protein 2 (The RefSeq protein has 1 substitution compared to this genomic sequence), with translation MGIPTMGSQGGADGNCKQSQFQPLARQNSIYSLTLDEVQNQLGDLGKPLSSMNLDELLKNVWSAEANQIMGIDIEGNTLVNQAQLQRQASLSLTSALSKKTVDEVWKDIQQSKDEEEKKSQERQRTLGEMTLEDFLVKAGVVAEAEASSDKKYADPLVGVDANVAAQLPQGQWMQYPQPQYQHPQQSMMGVYMPSQPLQPPMHVGAGAMMEVPYPDNQVAVPSPLMGTLSDTQTPGRKRGNPEDIVEKTVERRQKRMIKNRESAARSRARKQAYTNELENKVSRLEEENERLRKQKEQEKVLPSAPPPEPKYQLRRTTSAPF, from the exons ATGGGGATACCGACAATGGGATCTCAAGGTGGGGCTGATGGTAATTGCAAACAGTCACAGTTCCAACCTTTGGCACGGCAAAACTCAATTTACAGTCTTACCTTGGACGAGGTACAGAATCAGTTAGGTGACTTGGGGAAGCCACTCAGCAGCATGAACCTTGACGAGCTTCTAAAAAATGTATGGAGTGCTGAAGCTAATCAGATCATGGGTATAGATATTGAAGGCAATACACTGGTCAATCAAGCTCAACTGCAGCGTCAGGCAAGCCTGTCATTAACTAGTGCATTGAGCAAGAAGACAGTTGATGAGGTTTGGAAAGATATTCAACAAagcaaagatgaagaagaaaagaaatctcAAGAACGACAACGGACTTTGGGAGAGATGACTTTGGAGGATTTCTTGGTCAAAGCCGGAGTTGTTGCTGAAGCTGAAGCATCTTCAGACAAAAAATATGCTGATCCTCTAGTTGGGGTTGATGCAAATGTGGCAGCACAGTTGCCACAAGGTCAGTGGATGCAGTACCCACAACCACAATATCAGCATCCACAACAAAGTATGATGGGGGTATACATGCCAAGCCAACCTTTACAACCACCAATGCATGTAGGTGCTGGAGCTATGATGGAATTGCCGTATCCTGACAACCAAGTTGCGGTGCCTTCACCCTTAATGGGTACGTTATCAGATACGCAGACACCTGGGAGGAAAAGAGGCAACCCTGAGGACATAGTTGAGAAGACTGTTGAGCGAAGGCAAAAGAGAATGATAAAGAACCGGGAATCTGCTGCACGTTCGCGAGCAAGGAAGCAG GCATATACAAATGAACTGGAGAACAAAGTTTCACGCCTGGAGGAGGAAAATGAAAGGCTAAGGAAACAGAAG GAGCAAGAGAAGGTGTTGCCGAGTGCTCCGCCTCCGGAGCCAAAGTACCAGCTTCGTAGAACGACATCAGCTCCATTCTGA